The Candidatus Eremiobacterota bacterium nucleotide sequence GGGGACTCTTTCTGCTCCTTCTCACCGCGGGAATTCCTTGAGTTCCACGGAAGGCACGGGGAGTCAACGTCAATGGTGCTCATCGAGGTCGCCGACACAAGCCGTTTCGGCTGTGTTGACGTGGACAATGAAGGAATCATTCACCGTTTCATCGAAAAGGACTCAAGCGGCGGGCCCGGTTTCATCAATGCGGGGATATATCTCATCACGGGCGGGACTGTCGCCGGCATACCGGAAGGAAAGCCCCTCTCGCTTGAGCGCGATCTCTTTCCCGCCCTGGCCGGCAGGGGGCTTTTCGGGTACCGGAGCCCCGGCCCCTTTCTGGATATAGGCACACCGGAAACTTTCAGAGAGGCTCAAGAGTTTTTCAACAATGACGAGTGGGAAAAGATCCCCCCCTTTCGTGGTGCTTGACAGGGACGGCACTCTTATCGAGGAGCGGCATTACCTTTCTGATCCGGGGCAGGTGGCGCTGCTGCCTGGTGCGGCGGAGGCTATGAGGCAGATGAAAGAGAAAGGCCTTGGCATTATCGTCGTGAGCAACCAGTCTGCCGTGGGGAGGGGCTTCATAGACGAAATGCGCCTCGGCGAGATCCATGAAAGGCTTGTGACACTGCTTGCCGGCGAGGGGGTTACCCTTGACGGGATATTTTACTGTCCCCACGTGCCGGAAGACAACTGCCGCTGCAGGAAGCCGAAGGACGGGCTCATAAGGCAGGCGGCGGAACAGCTTGGATTAGATCCTGCCAGGTCCTTCGTGATTGGCGACAAGAAATGCGATATCGACCTGGGCATTGCCGTCGGAGCAGTGCCTCT carries:
- a CDS encoding nucleotidyltransferase family protein, whose protein sequence is MEGFEDLTAVILAGGLGTRLRSVLPDRPKTLAPVNGRPFLAYLLYFLGRAGIRHAVLSTGYKGEEVESVFGDHYSGMELAYSRESSPLGTGGALRLALSRVRSPLMLVINGDSFCSFSPREFLEFHGRHGESTSMVLIEVADTSRFGCVDVDNEGIIHRFIEKDSSGGPGFINAGIYLITGGTVAGIPEGKPLSLERDLFPALAGRGLFGYRSPGPFLDIGTPETFREAQEFFNNDEWEKIPPFRGA
- a CDS encoding HAD family hydrolase; amino-acid sequence: MTSGKRSPPFVVLDRDGTLIEERHYLSDPGQVALLPGAAEAMRQMKEKGLGIIVVSNQSAVGRGFIDEMRLGEIHERLVTLLAGEGVTLDGIFYCPHVPEDNCRCRKPKDGLIRQAAEQLGLDPARSFVIGDKKCDIDLGIAVGAVPLLVRTGYGKRTEEELGSAYPGLIVVNDLMEASEYMAKSSMVLEEHR